The following are encoded together in the Phenylobacterium sp. NIBR 498073 genome:
- a CDS encoding OB-fold domain-containing protein: protein MTDVQDRPEVMTRPIPAPAVTIESKPFWDAAAEGRFLIKRCNDCGQAHWFPRALCPFCFSDKTVWEESPGEGVIYTYSIMRRSPSGPYGIGYVTLNEGPAVFTNFVDVAPEALSIGQKVKVKFQPTENGPPVPVFVPV, encoded by the coding sequence ATGACCGACGTCCAAGACCGCCCCGAGGTGATGACCCGCCCGATCCCGGCCCCGGCCGTGACGATCGAGAGCAAGCCCTTCTGGGACGCCGCGGCCGAAGGCCGGTTCCTGATCAAGCGCTGCAACGACTGCGGCCAGGCCCACTGGTTTCCGCGCGCGCTCTGCCCGTTCTGCTTCTCGGACAAGACCGTCTGGGAAGAGAGCCCCGGCGAGGGCGTGATCTACACCTACAGCATCATGCGTCGCTCGCCGTCCGGCCCGTACGGCATCGGCTACGTGACCCTCAACGAGGGCCCGGCGGTGTTCACCAACTTCGTCGACGTCGCGCCCGAGGCCCTGTCCATCGGCCAGAAGGTCAAGGTGAAGTTCCAGCCCACCGAGAACGGCCCGCCGGTCCCGGTGTTCGTGCCGGTCTAG
- a CDS encoding CoA transferase, whose product MSDKKQLASEATGPLKGIRILDLTSVVFGAYATQMLGDQGAEVIKLEDPGSGRGTGGDIMRWPGHTPEGWPRDLGPIFLTINRNKRSVVFNLADPKSRRSLEALIKSCDVFATSIRYEGLKRLGLSYEEVRALRPDVVYVHAAGYGSEGPYAGEPAYDDLIQSASGLADVLPRTDGNPTPRILPSLIADKVSGLFMCQAITAGLLSRERTGQGQFIEVPMLECVTSFNLVEHLYDHAFDPPTGQWGYQRVVNPHRKPFPTKDGYIGLLPYTDKQWDIFFDVAGWGETFGKDPRFQGLERGKNIHELYALVETVTVTKTTDEWLDLLKPLSIPVTRTNRLDDLPEDPHLKAVGFFEKYDHPQAGTYVAMKPPVKFTGTPSNIRRHPPRLGEHTQEVLAEVSQTEGA is encoded by the coding sequence GTGTCGGACAAGAAGCAGCTGGCCAGCGAGGCCACTGGGCCGCTGAAGGGGATCCGGATCCTCGACCTGACCAGCGTGGTGTTCGGCGCCTATGCGACCCAGATGCTGGGCGACCAGGGCGCCGAGGTGATCAAGCTGGAGGACCCGGGCTCGGGCCGCGGGACCGGCGGCGACATCATGCGCTGGCCAGGTCATACGCCGGAGGGCTGGCCGCGGGATCTGGGGCCGATCTTCCTGACCATCAACCGCAACAAGCGCTCGGTGGTGTTCAACCTGGCCGACCCGAAGTCGCGCCGCAGCCTGGAGGCGCTGATCAAGAGTTGCGACGTGTTCGCCACCTCGATCCGCTATGAGGGCCTGAAGCGGCTGGGCCTGTCCTACGAAGAGGTCAGGGCGCTGCGGCCGGACGTGGTCTATGTGCACGCCGCCGGCTACGGCTCGGAAGGTCCCTATGCCGGCGAGCCGGCCTATGACGACCTGATCCAGTCGGCCTCGGGCTTGGCCGACGTGCTGCCGCGAACCGATGGGAACCCGACGCCGCGCATCCTGCCCAGCCTGATCGCCGACAAGGTCTCGGGCCTGTTCATGTGCCAGGCGATCACCGCCGGCCTGCTGAGCCGCGAGCGCACGGGCCAGGGCCAGTTCATCGAGGTGCCGATGCTGGAGTGCGTGACCAGCTTCAACCTGGTCGAGCACCTCTACGACCACGCCTTCGATCCGCCGACCGGCCAGTGGGGCTATCAGCGGGTGGTCAATCCGCACCGCAAGCCGTTCCCGACCAAGGACGGCTACATCGGCCTGCTGCCCTATACCGACAAGCAGTGGGACATCTTCTTCGACGTCGCCGGCTGGGGCGAGACCTTCGGCAAGGACCCGCGGTTCCAGGGCCTTGAGCGCGGCAAGAACATCCACGAGCTCTACGCCTTGGTCGAAACAGTGACGGTGACCAAGACCACCGACGAGTGGCTGGACCTGCTCAAGCCGCTGTCGATCCCGGTGACGCGGACCAACCGGCTGGACGACCTGCCCGAGGATCCGCACCTGAAGGCGGTCGGCTTCTTCGAGAAGTACGACCATCCGCAGGCCGGGACCTATGTGGCCATGAAGCCGCCGGTGAAGTTCACTGGAACTCCATCGAACATCCGTAGACACCCGCCGCGGCTGGGCGAGCATACGCAAGAGGTGCTGGCGGAGGTGTCGCAGACCGAAGGGGCCTGA
- a CDS encoding AAA family ATPase, producing the protein MRIAVVGSSGSGKSTLAKRLAGDLGLPHIELDAINWQAGWKDLNSHDPDEFVRRVAAAVGQDAWVSDGNYSKVRDLVWNRATHLVWLDYERSVIMPRVIRRSVLRAIDRTELWPGTGNREDWRMWLSKEHPIRWAWDTWARRRDEYAARVGDPRFAHLQIHRLRHPREAEGLAERLSS; encoded by the coding sequence ATGCGTATTGCGGTGGTCGGCAGTTCCGGGTCGGGCAAGTCGACCTTGGCCAAGAGGTTGGCCGGGGACCTGGGCCTGCCGCACATCGAGCTGGACGCCATCAACTGGCAGGCCGGCTGGAAGGACCTCAACAGCCACGATCCGGACGAGTTCGTCCGCCGGGTCGCCGCGGCGGTCGGCCAGGACGCCTGGGTCAGCGACGGCAATTACAGCAAGGTCCGGGACCTGGTCTGGAACCGGGCGACGCACCTGGTGTGGCTGGACTACGAGCGCAGCGTGATCATGCCGCGGGTGATCCGGCGCTCGGTGCTGCGGGCGATCGACCGGACCGAGCTGTGGCCGGGCACCGGCAACCGCGAGGACTGGCGGATGTGGCTGTCCAAGGAGCACCCGATCCGCTGGGCCTGGGACACCTGGGCGCGGCGGCGGGACGAATACGCCGCGCGGGTCGGCGACCCGCGCTTTGCGCACCTGCAGATCCACCGCCTGCGCCATCCGCGCGAGGCGGAGGGGCTGGCGGAGCGGCTGTCCAGCTAG